In Rhizophagus irregularis chromosome 7, complete sequence, a single genomic region encodes these proteins:
- a CDS encoding uncharacterized protein (SECRETED:cutsite_SQS-LP; SECRETED:prob_0.8316); SECRETED:SignalP(1-21) has protein sequence MNLNIILIFVFSLLFVTISQSLPVKQITPSLFTVDDAGDNKLTVTVPWDGTGNDDNQNLVSRLSCFPPEAITVANSPQNHVFSDRKASFELTVLKKDTTVTCVSDIKLDTTDPVVEKFLLSFDFQT, from the exons atgaacttaaatattattctCATATTTgtcttttctcttctttttgtTACGATTTCTCAATCATTGCCCGTAAAACAGATTACACCTTCACTGTTTACCGTCGATGATGCTGGAGACAATAAATTGACTGTAACAGTGCCATGGGATGGAACTGGAAATGATGATAATC aaaatcttgtATCCAGACTCTCTTGTTTTCCTCCCGAAGCCATAACCGTCGCAAATTCTCCTCAg aatCATGTATTTAGTGACCGTAAGGCCTCATTCGAACTAACCGTACTGAAAAAAGACACTACTGTGACTTGTGTATCTGACATTAAACTTGATACGACAGATCCCGtagttgaaaaatttttacttagcTTTGATTTTCAAACATGA
- a CDS encoding uncharacterized protein (SECRETED:cutsite_VIG-IP; SECRETED:prob_0.6407); SECRETED:SignalP(1-19): protein MFTQLYIIYIFFLVSAVIGIPVVNLQNQTFSIDGSAVPTRPKCTDPNNAKYTCATRKSVRVSCESFSQPGTPVDTNFSCGDGDSCVNITPNDAFCVDDNSSAQVWDSKNEIKSWNDNICKIWGVAELQARYSNEQSSIPLSADYIYQENNYTFPIKQEDFSNTLYFCFYPGSNEEVQAVGSLAYVLR from the exons ATGTTTActcaattatatattatatatatattctttttggTTTCAGCTGTAATAGGAATACCTGtagtaaatttacaaaatcagACTTTTAGTATTGATGGTTCTGCTGTACCCACTAGGCCTAAATGCACTGATCCTAATAATGCTAAATATACTTGCGCTACAAGGAAATCAGTGAGGGTTTCATGTGAATCTTTTAGTCAACCAGGCACACCTGTTGATACTAATTTTAGCTGTGGAGATGGTGATTCTTGTGTTAATATTACCCCAAATGATGCATTCTGTGTTGACGATAACAGCAGTGCTCAAGTATGGGacagtaaaaatgaaataaagtc CTGGAATGACAACATATGCAAAATCTGGGGAGTAGCTGAGCTACAAGCAAGATATAGCAATGAACAATCTAGTATTCCCCTTTCTGCTGATTATATCTatcaagaaaataattacaCCTTCCCTATTAAACAAGAAGATTTTTCTAATACCTTGTATTTCTGCTTCTATCCAGGCTCTAATGAGGAAGTACAAGCTGTAGGTTCTCTAGCATATGTTTTAAGatga
- a CDS encoding uncharacterized protein (SECRETED:cutsite_VVG-VP; SECRETED:prob_0.7100); SECRETED:SignalP(1-19): protein MFAQLYIVYIFFLVSAVVGVPVENLQNQTFSTDSFLPTKPKCTDPIYTKYRSSVCVTRKLVRVSCESYDLPGTIVDTNFSCGEGESCIDITSNDAFCVDENSKLAQKWENNHVDGRVCSAPVLIVPPPKLFQLAAGITTYSTTGDPIQVQSLEAKYDDKDSNDYTEQQNNYSFKIKAENFSHYISFCFTAGTSQEVQAVAALYVL from the coding sequence ATGTTTGCtcaattatatattgtatatattttctttttggttTCGGCTGTAGTAGGAGTACCTgtagaaaatttacaaaatcagACTTTTAGCACTGATAGTTTTCTACCCACTAAGCCTAAATGCACTGATCCtatttatactaaatatagAAGCTCCGTTTGCGTTACAAGGAAATTAGTGAGGGTTTCATGTGAATCTTATGATCTTCCAGGCACAATTGTAGATACTAATTTTAGCTGTGGAGAAGGCGAATCTTGTATTGATATTACCTCAAATGATGCATTTTGTGTTGATGAAAACAGTAAGCTTGCTCAAAAATGGGAAAATAATCATGTTGATGGGAGAGTATGTTCAGCACCTGTTTTAATAGTGCCACCACCAAAGTTATTTCAACTCGCAGCTGGAATAACAACATATTCAACAACTGGGGATCCAATACAAGTACAATCGCTAGAAGCAAAATATGACGATAAAGATTCGAACGATTATACAgaacaacaaaataattacaGCTTCAAGATTAAAGCAGAAAATTTTTCTCATTATATAAGTTTCTGCTTCACTGCAGGTACTTCACAGGAAGTACAAGCTGTAGCTGCTCTATATGTACTatga